A stretch of Deltaproteobacteria bacterium DNA encodes these proteins:
- the csrA gene encoding carbon storage regulator, translating into MLVLTRKAGEGIRINDDIRIVVVEVRENQVKIGIEAPRSLPVHREEIYRKIREENLKASQLTPVDVMETIEALGRK; encoded by the coding sequence ATGCTGGTCCTTACACGGAAGGCGGGAGAGGGCATAAGGATAAACGACGACATAAGGATAGTCGTCGTCGAGGTGAGGGAGAACCAGGTGAAGATCGGCATAGAGGCGCCCAGGAGCCTGCCGGTCCACCGCGAGGAGATATACCGGAAGATACGGGAAGAGAACCTCAAGGCGTCGCAGCTTACGCCTGTGGACGTCATGGAGACAATCGAGGCGTTGGGGAGAAAATGA
- the flgL gene encoding flagellar hook-associated protein 3 codes for MRISSTSAYNTMIADILERQEAVFEANQRLSTGRRVNRPSDDPVNTPEILNSRSVIASLDQYERNIQSGLTYLSRAEKTLDSVKSVLTRIEEIAVSQATGTVDAASRQNAATEVQQLLADLIGYGNTTDADGDYIFSGYLTDTPAFDSSGTYQGDSNKYSISFGFNKTMTVGVNGNEVFKGGSSGTDIFTAVSDLAAALNSDDTAGIQSALADIQSGYDQVSNAVADIGGRVSRLENALSDIDVYRVELRSSVSDIEDADMAEVISEISLNQYALEAAMRAASRLLEVNFFNLL; via the coding sequence ATGAGAATATCGAGCACTTCGGCATACAACACCATGATAGCCGACATCCTGGAGCGCCAGGAGGCGGTCTTCGAGGCCAACCAGCGCCTCTCCACTGGAAGGCGCGTCAACAGGCCCTCCGACGACCCGGTCAACACGCCCGAGATCCTCAACTCCAGGAGCGTCATCGCCTCGCTCGACCAGTACGAGCGCAACATACAATCGGGCCTTACGTACCTGAGCCGCGCCGAGAAGACCCTTGACAGCGTCAAGAGCGTGCTCACGAGGATAGAGGAGATAGCCGTCTCCCAGGCCACGGGCACCGTCGACGCCGCATCGAGGCAGAACGCCGCAACGGAGGTGCAACAGCTTCTGGCTGACCTCATAGGTTACGGCAACACCACGGACGCCGACGGCGACTACATCTTCTCCGGCTATCTGACCGACACGCCGGCCTTCGACTCGTCGGGCACGTACCAGGGCGACTCCAACAAGTACAGCATAAGCTTCGGCTTCAACAAGACCATGACCGTAGGCGTAAACGGAAACGAAGTCTTCAAGGGAGGCTCGTCGGGGACGGACATATTCACGGCGGTCTCCGACCTGGCCGCGGCGCTAAATTCCGACGACACGGCGGGCATACAGAGCGCTCTCGCCGACATCCAGTCGGGCTACGACCAGGTATCCAACGCGGTGGCCGACATAGGCGGCAGGGTGTCGAGGCTCGAGAACGCGCTCTCCGACATCGACGTCTACAGGGTGGAGCTTCGGAGCTCGGTCTCGGACATCGAGGACGCCGACATGGCCGAGGTGATCTCGGAGATATCGCTCAATCAGTACGCGCTCGAGGCGGCCATGAGGGCCGCCTCGCGCCTGCTCGAAGTCAACTTCTTCAACCTCTTGTAA
- a CDS encoding flagellar assembly protein FliW, with product MSEPRMKEKTLRIRTTRFGDIEVSEEKVIVFGSGLPGFEGLRRFILLDHDEDGLFKWLQSVDEPSVAFLLTNPTFFKPDYAVPMAKIDAQQIAVGDPSDLVTLVMVSVPRGRDHLSLNLKGPLVFNSANMRARQLIIDREDYPCQFVVPIERPAVQAGKE from the coding sequence ATGAGCGAGCCGCGCATGAAGGAGAAGACGCTGAGGATCAGGACCACGAGGTTCGGCGACATAGAAGTATCGGAGGAGAAGGTGATCGTCTTCGGCAGCGGTCTGCCCGGATTCGAGGGACTCAGACGCTTCATCCTCCTCGACCACGACGAGGACGGCCTCTTCAAGTGGCTCCAGTCGGTCGACGAGCCCTCGGTGGCGTTCCTGCTCACCAACCCCACGTTCTTCAAGCCCGACTACGCCGTGCCCATGGCGAAGATCGACGCCCAGCAGATAGCCGTCGGCGATCCTTCCGATCTGGTCACCCTCGTCATGGTGAGCGTCCCCAGGGGCAGGGACCACCTGAGCCTCAACCTCAAGGGGCCGCTCGTCTTCAACTCGGCGAACATGCGTGCAAGACAGCTCATAATCGACAGGGAAGACTACCCCTGCCAGTTCGTCGTGCCCATCGAAAGACCCGCCGTGCAGGCCGGCAAGGAATGA